The Pectobacterium parmentieri genome segment TCCACTGACTCACGCGCAGGATTAGAGGGAAATCGTCACCAATAGCGGCTCGGACCGCGCGAATAACCTCTGCGGCAAAGTAGGAACGCTCACGGATCGTTGCGCCACCGAAGACATCTGTACGCTTATTCGTGCCTGGCCAGAAGAATTGATCGATCAGGTAGCCATGCGCCCCATGCAACTCCACCGTGTCAAACCCCAGACGTTTGGCATCGGCTGCCGCACGGGCGAAAGCCGCCACGGTATCGGCGATATCTTCTTCCGTCATCACCACACCACGAGGCTCATCGGGCCCAACCAGCCCAGAAGGGCTTTCAACAGGGGCATCAGGTTCCCAGCCGCGGCCGTGCGTTGACCCCGTATGCCAAATTTGTGGACCAATACGACCACCAGCGGCATGAACCGCTTTAGCCACCGCATCCCAGCCCGCCAGCGCCGCCTCACCATGGAAAAATGGAATCCCTGACATATTGCGCGAAGCAGGACGATCGACCACCGTCCCCTCCGTTAGAATCAGTCCTACGCCCCCTTCGGCACGGCGTCGGTAATATTCCGCATTCGCCGAGCCGGGAACCCCCTCTTCCGCCATACTCCGCGTCATGGGTGCCATAACGATGCGATTGGGAAGGGTCAACCCCTTCACCGTGAAGGGACTAAACAGAATATCGTCAGACATGGATATTTCCTTTTAAGGTTTAACGCTATACGGCGTTGAACATGGATTAAAAACGCAATTCATACAGTTAAGCAACTCTATTAGCATCACCCCCTTGTAAAGATGATGCCATCCTGCTTGCACTTATAAATGATGTATGACATATATAATAAATGTCAATCAACATTTAAATGTAAGGTGAGTAGTATGAAATACACGACGTTTGGACGGAATACGGGTTTACGCGTTTCTGAGCTGGCTCTCGGAACAGGAAATTTTGGCACTGGTTGGGGCTATGGTTCTGAAAAAGAACAGGCTAAACAGGTATTTGATCGTTATGCCAACGCTGGCGGCAACCTCATCGATACGGCGGATGCTTACCAGTTGGGCCAATCTGAGCAGATGGTCGGAGAATTCATTGCCGCAGATCGCGATCATTTTGTGGTAGCGACGAAATACACCTTAAGTGCCATGCCGGATGCTGGAATTTCCCAAACCGGCAATAGCCGTAAGAATATGATCTCATCGGTAGAAAACAGCCTTAAGCGACTGAAAACCGATCGTATCGATGTGCTGTGGGCGCACTTTGATGACCAATTAACTCCGTTGGAAGAGATTATTCGAGCTTTCGACGATCTCATTCGATCAGGGAAAATTCAATACGCCGGCTTCTCTAATTTCCCAGCCTGGCGTATTGCCCGAGCGGACACCATGGCAGAACTGCGCGGCTGGTCGCGAATTGCCGGCATTCAGGTGGAATATAGTCTGGTACAGCGTACAGCAGAGCGAGAACTGCTGCCGATGGCTGAAGCGATGGGGCTGGCAGCCACGCTTTGGTCTCCACTGGGTGGCGGCCTGCTGACGGGAAAATACCGTCAAAGTAAAGAAGGCCGCCTGATCGGTTTTGGCGGAAGGTTAGTGCACACCGAGCAAGACACGACCTTGTTGGATGAGGTATTTCGCGTGGCAAACGAGGTGAACGTCATGCCAATACAGGTTGCCATCGCCTGGTTAC includes the following:
- a CDS encoding NADH:flavin oxidoreductase; the encoded protein is MSDDILFSPFTVKGLTLPNRIVMAPMTRSMAEEGVPGSANAEYYRRRAEGGVGLILTEGTVVDRPASRNMSGIPFFHGEAALAGWDAVAKAVHAAGGRIGPQIWHTGSTHGRGWEPDAPVESPSGLVGPDEPRGVVMTEEDIADTVAAFARAAADAKRLGFDTVELHGAHGYLIDQFFWPGTNKRTDVFGGATIRERSYFAAEVIRAVRAAIGDDFPLILRVSQWKQQDYSARLATSPQEMTDWLAPLVEAGVDVLHCSQRRFWEPEFPEIDGAKGLNFAGWAKKLTGAATISVGSVGLSSDFFAAFGGEGSGTAALDNLYARMEREEFDLIAVGRVLLSDAQWVQKVRTGQTDKLRGFDAADLAVLA
- a CDS encoding aldo/keto reductase; amino-acid sequence: MKYTTFGRNTGLRVSELALGTGNFGTGWGYGSEKEQAKQVFDRYANAGGNLIDTADAYQLGQSEQMVGEFIAADRDHFVVATKYTLSAMPDAGISQTGNSRKNMISSVENSLKRLKTDRIDVLWAHFDDQLTPLEEIIRAFDDLIRSGKIQYAGFSNFPAWRIARADTMAELRGWSRIAGIQVEYSLVQRTAERELLPMAEAMGLAATLWSPLGGGLLTGKYRQSKEGRLIGFGGRLVHTEQDTTLLDEVFRVANEVNVMPIQVAIAWLRYKSARSSTSLIPILGSRTLAQLDDTLLALDVTLSEDQVARLDEISAISLGTPHDQIAGTLPRAQGGDSANIITPWPPRA